In one Halorubrum sp. CBA1229 genomic region, the following are encoded:
- a CDS encoding GTP-binding protein — MDDDRIPVTVLSGSLGAGKTTLLNHLLRNAGERDIAVLVNDMGDVNVDAELIAEESEVDVEGVTELSNGCICCELQDDLETAVVRLANERSFDNLVVESSGISEPAPVARLFTTESRAAARYRVDALVTVIDTRRFLDAFGGEETPERRVAADDEEEARPLSDLLVEQVEVSNLVVCNKADLCTDAEMDEAIDLVGALQPDAETIVAEFSAVDPDRILDVGLFDAGELGDLPGWKRALAEAAEDHADHDGEGHAHGDHAHRHPDEVYGITSFTYRRRRPFHPDRIAAVLRDLPPEVVRSKGTLWVAGTDQRQQVGQAGASVRVTALGPWIASLPSVERDMLRSNRPELDWDDEHGDRLTEYVVIGTAVDESAIRERLDDALVTDEEWAAVGEDESEIDGELPFPTEQGEELALREP; from the coding sequence ATGGACGACGATCGGATTCCGGTGACCGTGCTCTCGGGGAGCCTCGGGGCGGGCAAGACGACGCTGCTGAACCACCTCCTGCGAAACGCCGGCGAGCGCGACATCGCGGTGCTGGTCAACGACATGGGCGACGTCAACGTGGACGCCGAGCTGATCGCCGAGGAGTCCGAGGTCGACGTCGAGGGCGTCACGGAGCTGTCGAACGGCTGTATCTGCTGCGAGCTCCAGGACGACTTGGAGACCGCCGTGGTGCGGCTCGCGAACGAGCGCTCCTTCGACAACCTGGTCGTCGAATCGTCCGGCATCTCCGAGCCGGCGCCGGTCGCGCGGCTGTTCACGACCGAGTCGCGCGCGGCGGCCCGCTACCGGGTCGACGCGCTGGTGACCGTGATCGACACGCGGCGGTTCCTCGACGCCTTCGGCGGCGAGGAGACCCCCGAGCGCCGCGTCGCCGCGGACGACGAGGAGGAGGCCCGCCCGCTCTCCGACCTCCTCGTCGAGCAGGTCGAGGTGTCGAACCTCGTCGTGTGTAACAAGGCTGACCTCTGCACCGACGCGGAGATGGACGAGGCGATCGACCTCGTGGGCGCCCTCCAGCCCGACGCGGAGACGATCGTCGCGGAGTTCTCCGCGGTCGACCCCGACCGGATCCTCGACGTCGGGCTGTTCGACGCGGGCGAACTCGGCGACCTGCCGGGATGGAAGCGGGCGCTGGCGGAGGCCGCCGAAGACCACGCCGATCACGACGGTGAGGGCCACGCCCACGGCGACCACGCGCATCGCCACCCGGACGAGGTGTACGGGATCACCTCCTTCACCTACCGCCGCCGGCGGCCGTTCCATCCGGACCGGATCGCCGCCGTCCTCCGCGATCTGCCTCCCGAGGTCGTCCGCTCGAAGGGGACGCTGTGGGTCGCGGGCACGGACCAGCGCCAGCAGGTCGGGCAGGCCGGCGCGTCGGTCCGGGTCACGGCCCTGGGGCCCTGGATCGCGAGCCTCCCGTCGGTCGAGCGCGACATGCTGCGCTCGAACCGGCCGGAGCTCGACTGGGACGACGAACACGGCGACCGGCTGACGGAGTACGTCGTCATCGGCACGGCTGTCGACGAGTCGGCGATCCGGGAGCGCCTGGACGACGCCCTCGTCACCGACGAGGAGTGGGCGGCGGTCGGAGAGGACGAAAGCGAGATCGACGGGGAGCTCCCCTTCCCGACCGAGCAGGGCGAGGAGCTGGCGCTCCGCGAGCCTTAA
- the upp gene encoding uracil phosphoribosyltransferase encodes MTIEDRDDAHLITHALAKDTLSRLRDVETEQVAFRKGLVKLGRICGYEIIDGAMETEYVPVETPLQETTGERVKGLDDVVIINVLRAATPFVEGLLKAFPRAKQGVISAGRDEEAGMTDGEFPITIDYVKLPEIGPDDTVIVADPMLATGSTMCAVLDHVLDEAGDFEDLFVLSAVSAPDGLVRVSEQVPEADLLTVAIDDRLDDDGFIVPGLGDAGDRAFRTV; translated from the coding sequence ATGACGATCGAAGACCGCGACGACGCGCACCTCATCACGCACGCGCTGGCGAAGGACACCCTCTCGCGGCTCCGGGACGTCGAGACCGAGCAGGTCGCCTTCCGGAAGGGGCTGGTGAAGCTCGGCCGCATCTGCGGCTACGAGATCATCGACGGGGCGATGGAGACGGAGTACGTCCCGGTCGAGACCCCGTTACAGGAGACCACCGGCGAGCGCGTGAAGGGGCTCGACGACGTGGTGATCATCAACGTCCTCCGGGCCGCGACGCCGTTCGTCGAGGGGCTCCTGAAGGCGTTCCCGCGCGCGAAGCAGGGCGTCATCTCCGCCGGCCGCGACGAGGAGGCCGGGATGACCGACGGGGAGTTCCCGATCACCATCGACTACGTGAAGCTCCCCGAGATCGGCCCCGACGACACCGTCATCGTCGCCGACCCGATGCTCGCGACCGGCTCGACGATGTGCGCGGTGCTCGACCACGTCCTCGACGAGGCCGGCGACTTCGAGGACCTGTTCGTCCTCTCGGCGGTCTCCGCGCCCGACGGGCTCGTCCGCGTGAGCGAGCAGGTGCCCGAGGCGGACCTGCTGACGGTCGCCATCGACGACCGGCTCGACGACGACGGGTTCATCGTCCCCGGGCTCGGCGACGCCGGCGACCGCGCGTTCCGGACGGTCTGA
- the thrC gene encoding threonine synthase, with protein MDLAIDAPAPAAPDCADDGTWLACIECDETFAPFEDVRYTCDECDGLLEVRYADPPTFDEFGSGASSDGPDRGVWRYREALPFDLGVTLPEGDTPLHRVPRIEEAVGVDTLRVKHEGMNPTGSFKDRGMTVGVRVAKELGVGALACASTGNTSAALAAYGGRGDMQTLVLLPAGKVAAGKVAQASLHGARILEVDGNFDACLDIVQELAARGEAYLLNSLNPFRLEGQKTIGFEILEEFYADYGVFPDRIVLPVGNAGNTSALYKAFRELVQAGALDVDEVPKLTGVQADGAAPMVEAIEAGNDEIRRWEEVETRATAIRIGNPVNAPKAIPGIRNTGGTAVAVSDDEITAAQRHLAAEGVGVEPASAASLAGLKKLRRSGVVDDDERVVCLTTGHLLKDPEAAYEAGGDPEPVPNDVDAVLDHLHG; from the coding sequence ATGGATCTCGCCATCGACGCCCCGGCCCCGGCGGCGCCCGACTGCGCCGACGACGGGACGTGGCTCGCCTGCATCGAGTGCGACGAGACGTTCGCCCCCTTCGAGGACGTCCGGTACACCTGCGACGAGTGCGACGGCCTACTGGAGGTGCGCTACGCCGACCCGCCGACGTTCGACGAGTTCGGCTCGGGCGCGTCCTCCGACGGCCCCGACCGCGGCGTCTGGCGCTACCGCGAGGCGCTCCCCTTCGATCTGGGCGTCACGCTCCCCGAGGGCGACACTCCGCTCCACCGCGTCCCGCGGATCGAGGAGGCGGTCGGCGTCGACACGCTCCGAGTCAAACACGAGGGGATGAACCCCACCGGCTCGTTCAAGGACCGCGGGATGACCGTCGGCGTCCGGGTCGCCAAGGAGCTTGGCGTCGGCGCGCTCGCGTGCGCCTCCACCGGGAACACCTCGGCCGCGCTCGCCGCCTACGGCGGGCGCGGCGACATGCAGACGCTCGTGCTCCTCCCCGCGGGGAAGGTCGCGGCGGGGAAGGTCGCGCAGGCGAGCCTCCACGGCGCCCGCATCCTGGAGGTCGACGGCAACTTCGACGCCTGTCTCGACATCGTCCAGGAGCTGGCCGCCCGCGGCGAGGCGTACCTGCTCAACTCGCTGAACCCGTTCCGCCTGGAGGGCCAGAAGACGATCGGCTTCGAGATCTTAGAGGAGTTCTACGCCGACTACGGGGTCTTCCCGGACCGGATCGTCCTCCCCGTCGGCAACGCCGGCAACACCTCCGCGCTTTATAAGGCGTTCCGCGAGCTCGTCCAGGCGGGCGCGCTCGACGTCGACGAGGTCCCCAAGCTGACCGGCGTGCAGGCCGATGGCGCCGCGCCGATGGTCGAGGCGATCGAGGCGGGGAACGACGAGATCCGGCGGTGGGAGGAGGTCGAGACGCGCGCGACCGCGATCCGCATCGGCAACCCGGTCAACGCGCCGAAGGCGATCCCCGGGATCCGCAACACCGGCGGCACTGCCGTCGCCGTCAGCGACGACGAGATCACCGCCGCGCAGCGCCACCTCGCCGCCGAGGGCGTCGGCGTCGAGCCCGCCTCCGCGGCGAGCCTCGCGGGGCTCAAGAAGCTCCGGCGCTCCGGCGTCGTCGACGACGACGAGCGCGTGGTCTGTCTGACGACGGGGCACCTCCTGAAGGACCCCGAGGCCGCTTACGAGGCCGGCGGCGACCCCGAGCCCGTGCCGAACGACGTGGACGCGGTGCTCGACCACCTGCACGGGTAG
- a CDS encoding S9 family peptidase, with translation MERVTAADYQDIATPADPRISPDGDRVAFLRRQPTDDEEYEATVYLADVAGGDPRRLTLAEGSDAEPRWSPSGDRIAFTSTRGADDDRQQLWVLPVDGGEARRVTDVVGGVSEIAWSPDGERIAFVQSVTAEDREEDRDLSVPAEYEPDEHPDPRVIDRTVYRSDQQFFDGRRSGVYVVDADAAVGGATATDPAEGVERVTDRDADFAAPDWGDADTLYFAEEVGDDPDDSAEIAIRAHDVESGETEHVHTTTGWGAAIAATADGRVAFTHAEPEQVSMQPVDLRVVDRETGAVTDLTGEIDRGLGYEAAPQWGPDDATLYFATPDEGKTALWRVPADGGAAPERFLRPGTVSGATVGGDDGAGPGEVTVAFAASEPDHPGDVFAHDAWSGETTRLTELNADYLAEREIPKPEEIRFESDGTEIQGWVLTPPEFDPDGEGGEEDEEGEEFPLAVEIHGGPHAMWSTAGTMWHEFQTLAARGYVVFWSNPRGSTGYGEAFMQAIERDWGDVTLSDVMAGVEAVAERPYVDETNAFVTGGSFGGFMTAWAVGQTDYFRAAVSQRGVYDLTGFYGSTDGAYKLLEGDFDTVPSEEPGWLWEQSPTGHADEVETPTLLVHSEDDTRTPICTAELYHRILRKNGVDTRFVRYPREGHELSRSGEPGHVVDRIERIVRWFDGYSEHHDAPRALDRPDEEGLSAAEDGDEEGEADES, from the coding sequence ATGGAGCGCGTCACCGCGGCCGACTACCAAGACATCGCGACGCCCGCCGACCCGCGGATCTCGCCCGACGGGGACCGGGTCGCCTTCCTGCGACGCCAGCCGACCGACGACGAGGAGTACGAGGCGACGGTGTACCTCGCCGACGTCGCGGGCGGCGACCCCCGCCGGCTCACTCTGGCCGAGGGCTCCGACGCGGAGCCGCGCTGGAGCCCGTCCGGCGACCGGATCGCGTTCACGTCGACGCGGGGTGCCGACGACGACCGCCAGCAGCTGTGGGTGCTCCCGGTCGACGGCGGCGAGGCCCGGCGGGTCACCGACGTCGTCGGCGGCGTCTCGGAGATCGCGTGGTCGCCCGACGGGGAGCGGATCGCCTTCGTCCAGTCGGTGACCGCCGAGGACCGCGAGGAAGACCGCGATCTGTCGGTGCCGGCGGAGTACGAGCCCGACGAGCACCCCGACCCGCGCGTGATCGACCGCACCGTCTACCGCTCCGACCAGCAGTTCTTCGACGGCCGGCGGTCGGGCGTGTACGTCGTCGACGCGGACGCGGCGGTCGGCGGCGCGACCGCGACGGACCCCGCCGAGGGCGTCGAACGGGTGACCGACCGCGACGCCGACTTCGCCGCGCCGGACTGGGGGGACGCCGACACGCTCTATTTCGCCGAGGAGGTCGGCGACGACCCCGACGACTCCGCGGAGATCGCGATCCGCGCGCACGACGTCGAGTCGGGCGAGACCGAGCACGTCCACACGACGACCGGCTGGGGCGCCGCGATCGCGGCGACCGCCGACGGGCGGGTCGCGTTCACCCACGCCGAGCCGGAGCAGGTGTCGATGCAGCCGGTCGACCTCCGCGTCGTCGACCGCGAGACGGGCGCGGTGACCGACCTCACGGGCGAGATCGACCGCGGGCTCGGCTACGAGGCCGCGCCGCAGTGGGGCCCGGACGACGCGACGCTGTACTTCGCGACCCCCGACGAGGGGAAGACGGCGCTGTGGCGCGTTCCGGCCGACGGGGGCGCGGCGCCCGAGCGCTTCCTCCGGCCGGGGACCGTCTCCGGCGCGACCGTCGGCGGCGACGACGGCGCCGGGCCGGGCGAGGTGACCGTCGCGTTCGCCGCCAGCGAGCCGGACCACCCGGGCGACGTCTTCGCGCACGACGCGTGGAGCGGCGAGACGACCCGTCTCACGGAGCTGAACGCCGACTACCTCGCCGAGCGCGAGATTCCGAAGCCCGAGGAGATCCGGTTCGAGTCGGACGGGACGGAGATCCAGGGGTGGGTGCTGACGCCGCCGGAGTTCGACCCGGACGGCGAGGGGGGCGAGGAGGACGAGGAAGGCGAGGAGTTCCCCCTCGCAGTCGAGATCCACGGCGGCCCCCACGCGATGTGGTCGACCGCGGGGACGATGTGGCACGAGTTCCAGACGCTCGCGGCCCGCGGCTACGTCGTCTTCTGGTCGAACCCACGCGGCTCGACCGGCTACGGCGAGGCGTTCATGCAGGCGATCGAGCGCGACTGGGGCGACGTGACCCTCTCGGACGTGATGGCCGGCGTGGAGGCGGTCGCGGAGCGCCCGTACGTCGACGAGACGAACGCCTTCGTCACCGGCGGCTCCTTCGGCGGGTTCATGACCGCGTGGGCGGTGGGCCAGACCGACTACTTCCGCGCGGCCGTCTCCCAGCGCGGCGTCTACGACCTGACCGGCTTCTACGGGTCGACCGACGGGGCGTACAAGCTGCTGGAGGGCGACTTCGACACCGTCCCCTCCGAGGAGCCCGGGTGGCTCTGGGAGCAGTCCCCGACCGGCCACGCCGACGAGGTCGAGACGCCGACGCTGCTGGTCCACAGCGAGGACGACACCCGGACGCCGATCTGCACGGCGGAGCTGTACCACCGGATCCTCCGGAAGAACGGCGTCGACACGCGGTTCGTGCGCTACCCGCGCGAGGGCCACGAGCTCTCCCGCTCGGGCGAGCCCGGGCACGTCGTCGACCGCATCGAGCGGATCGTCCGCTGGTTCGACGGCTACTCCGAGCACCACGACGCGCCGCGGGCGCTCGACCGCCCCGACGAGGAGGGACTGAGCGCCGCGGAAGACGGAGACGAGGAGGGCGAGGCGGACGAGAGCTAA
- a CDS encoding DUF5828 family protein, with product MEESISGFKVRGDWGDVVEHGERIALALRETGADGDAFYEFDDWRPKSHERIDEDVSAKTAEQASVGEGEGEQAGKTPGDDLQTAGEKLTESYEKVEENDTESAMERWGESIGHVARAADSASRKALRKVEDTVYQNVMTQMAPYYFDNELVSANIQEVGRGEDGETFEFEVNVNDDELKAEVSDILAEYESEIDRWHVETEKRTDDVAAAEGVEPPEEEGGPDSTMT from the coding sequence ATGGAAGAGAGCATCTCCGGCTTCAAGGTGCGCGGGGACTGGGGCGACGTCGTCGAGCACGGCGAGCGGATCGCCTTAGCGCTCCGCGAGACGGGTGCCGACGGCGACGCCTTCTACGAGTTCGACGACTGGCGCCCGAAGTCCCACGAGCGCATCGACGAGGACGTGTCGGCGAAGACCGCCGAGCAGGCGTCCGTCGGCGAGGGCGAGGGCGAACAGGCCGGCAAGACGCCGGGCGACGACCTCCAGACGGCCGGCGAGAAGCTCACCGAGTCCTACGAGAAGGTGGAGGAGAACGACACCGAGAGCGCCATGGAGCGGTGGGGCGAGTCGATCGGCCACGTCGCCCGCGCGGCCGACTCGGCGAGCCGCAAGGCGCTCCGGAAGGTGGAAGACACCGTCTACCAAAATGTGATGACCCAGATGGCGCCGTACTACTTCGACAACGAGCTCGTCAGCGCCAACATCCAGGAGGTCGGGCGCGGCGAGGACGGCGAGACGTTCGAGTTCGAGGTGAACGTCAACGACGACGAGCTGAAAGCGGAGGTGAGCGACATCCTCGCCGAGTACGAGTCCGAGATCGACCGCTGGCACGTCGAGACCGAGAAGCGCACCGACGACGTCGCCGCCGCCGAGGGCGTCGAACCGCCCGAGGAGGAGGGCGGCCCGGACTCGACGATGACGTAG
- a CDS encoding helix-turn-helix domain-containing protein, with protein MSDPEIEDLVGDVSPSFEHVLSCVFGIRDHESRTYLTLLDHPGSTVAELAETLDRDRSNVNRSLSTLRDKGLVERRRRLLDSGGYVYQYTAIPVPEAKERLHDALDEWVEGVHAAIEGFDPDDQESG; from the coding sequence ATGAGCGACCCCGAGATCGAGGACCTCGTCGGCGACGTCTCCCCCTCGTTCGAACACGTGCTTTCCTGCGTGTTCGGGATTCGGGACCACGAGAGCCGCACGTACCTGACGCTACTCGATCACCCGGGGAGCACCGTCGCCGAGCTCGCCGAGACCCTCGACCGAGACCGGTCGAACGTGAACCGCTCGCTGTCGACGCTGCGGGACAAGGGACTCGTCGAGCGCCGCCGCCGCCTGCTCGACTCGGGCGGCTACGTCTACCAGTACACCGCGATCCCGGTCCCGGAGGCGAAAGAGCGCCTCCACGACGCGCTCGACGAGTGGGTCGAGGGCGTCCACGCGGCGATCGAGGGCTTCGACCCGGACGACCAAGAGAGCGGTTAG
- a CDS encoding IMP cyclohydrolase, which produces MYVGRFVVVAPGIGAYRVSSRSFPNRRVLDRDGTLTVGPTPDAPETDNPYVSYNCARRVRTPADEPLAVVGNGSHVDPIAEKLELGYPARDALATPLLALDFEKDDYDTPRIAGVVGSETATVGVVRRDALLVEAVDEPTIVATYETDSPEPYALAAADGERQDASAAASEVLGADFEHPVCAAGATVDDDGVTLAFENGDA; this is translated from the coding sequence ATGTACGTCGGACGATTCGTCGTCGTCGCCCCTGGAATCGGCGCCTACCGCGTCTCCTCCCGCTCGTTCCCGAACCGACGCGTGCTCGACCGCGACGGGACCCTCACGGTCGGACCGACGCCGGACGCGCCCGAGACGGACAACCCGTACGTCTCGTACAACTGCGCGCGGCGGGTCCGGACGCCGGCGGACGAGCCGCTGGCGGTCGTCGGCAACGGCTCGCACGTCGACCCGATCGCGGAGAAGCTCGAGCTGGGGTACCCGGCGCGCGACGCGCTGGCGACGCCGCTGCTCGCGCTCGACTTCGAGAAGGACGACTACGACACGCCGCGGATCGCCGGCGTCGTCGGGAGCGAGACGGCGACGGTCGGCGTCGTCCGCCGCGACGCGCTGCTCGTCGAGGCCGTCGACGAGCCGACGATCGTCGCCACCTACGAGACCGACAGCCCGGAGCCGTACGCCCTCGCGGCGGCGGACGGCGAGCGTCAGGACGCGAGTGCGGCCGCGAGCGAGGTCCTCGGCGCCGACTTCGAGCACCCGGTGTGCGCCGCGGGCGCGACCGTCGACGACGACGGCGTGACGCTCGCGTTCGAGAACGGCGACGCGTAG
- a CDS encoding carbon starvation CstA family protein, protein MTNVIWIMVAVLGTFTVGYMGYSRYLSRFVELDDERETPAHKYEDGQEYVPSKKPVLLGHHFSSIAGGAPIVGPITAGAIWGWVPAMLWIAIGNPLMGAVHDFISLSSSIRHEGRSIGYIVGQYVGERGKNLLLWFAFLTIILVVAVFALVVGIVFNAFPQVTTASFVYVALALAFGVYLYQLNGPFVPGTILFVAGVFAGVWVGIQYPFALFALAEGSHPAGTFVLFSGSTGSWVPGAAALGGNTAAWIPVVMVYAGIASALPVWVLLQPRDYLSSFLLYAGVGGGVLAIIVGTIFGTSSQALTIDSSIGVFEGFWGIEAAGLFPLFPLLFITIACGTISGFHSLVSSGTTSKQLNKESDARLIGYGGMLGEGLLGALALSTLAVAGFAGDAAAGGIGGALPNFATGGGIILTSFGIPQAIGSVFMALVLVSFLLTSTDTAVRLGRYMMEEIVGMDDGMTVSGLSGGIGAAARGRYTNPVIQIGIAYVLVISGQWQTLWGLFGGANQLLAALALLTATVWLANWDESKQLVSTGVPMAVMVTITVLGLTWVALYNNLYVNLIQGGAGTLGAQLSSAAQMILGIVLIYIALSLVRIGVGNLRSVRGSDAPAAEPSDD, encoded by the coding sequence ATGACAAACGTAATATGGATAATGGTCGCGGTCCTCGGAACGTTCACTGTCGGATACATGGGGTATTCGCGGTACCTCTCGCGGTTCGTCGAACTCGACGACGAGCGGGAGACGCCGGCACACAAGTACGAGGACGGCCAAGAGTACGTACCGTCGAAGAAGCCGGTACTACTGGGGCATCACTTCTCGAGCATCGCGGGCGGCGCGCCGATCGTCGGCCCGATCACGGCGGGGGCCATCTGGGGATGGGTCCCCGCGATGCTGTGGATCGCGATCGGCAACCCGCTGATGGGCGCGGTCCACGACTTCATCTCGCTGTCGAGTTCGATCCGTCACGAGGGGCGCTCGATCGGGTACATCGTGGGCCAGTACGTCGGGGAACGGGGGAAGAACCTGCTGCTGTGGTTCGCGTTCCTCACTATCATCCTCGTCGTCGCCGTGTTCGCGCTGGTCGTGGGGATTGTGTTCAACGCGTTCCCGCAGGTAACGACCGCGAGCTTCGTGTACGTGGCGCTCGCGCTCGCGTTCGGCGTCTACCTCTACCAGCTCAACGGACCGTTCGTCCCGGGGACGATCCTGTTCGTCGCCGGCGTCTTCGCCGGCGTCTGGGTCGGCATCCAGTACCCGTTCGCGCTGTTCGCGCTCGCCGAGGGGAGCCACCCCGCGGGGACGTTCGTCCTGTTCAGCGGGAGCACGGGCAGCTGGGTCCCGGGCGCGGCGGCGCTCGGCGGCAACACCGCCGCCTGGATCCCGGTCGTGATGGTGTACGCCGGCATCGCGAGCGCCCTCCCCGTCTGGGTGCTCCTGCAGCCGCGTGACTACCTCTCGTCGTTCCTGCTGTACGCGGGGGTCGGCGGGGGCGTGCTGGCGATCATCGTCGGCACGATCTTCGGCACGTCGAGCCAGGCGCTCACGATCGACTCCTCGATCGGCGTCTTCGAGGGCTTCTGGGGGATCGAGGCGGCCGGCCTGTTCCCGCTGTTCCCGTTGCTTTTCATCACCATCGCCTGCGGGACGATCAGCGGGTTCCACTCGCTCGTCTCCTCGGGGACAACCTCGAAGCAGCTCAACAAGGAGAGCGACGCCCGCCTGATCGGCTACGGCGGGATGCTCGGCGAGGGGCTGCTCGGCGCCCTCGCGCTGTCGACGCTCGCGGTCGCCGGCTTCGCCGGTGACGCGGCCGCCGGCGGCATCGGCGGCGCGCTGCCGAACTTCGCGACCGGCGGCGGGATCATCCTCACCAGCTTCGGGATCCCGCAGGCGATCGGGAGCGTGTTCATGGCGCTCGTCCTGGTGAGCTTCCTGCTCACCTCCACCGACACCGCCGTGCGCCTGGGTCGGTACATGATGGAGGAGATCGTCGGCATGGACGACGGCATGACCGTCTCCGGGCTCTCCGGCGGTATCGGAGCGGCCGCTCGCGGTCGATACACGAATCCGGTCATCCAGATCGGCATCGCGTACGTGCTCGTCATCTCGGGCCAGTGGCAGACGCTCTGGGGACTGTTCGGCGGCGCGAACCAGCTGCTGGCGGCGCTCGCGCTGCTGACGGCGACCGTGTGGCTCGCCAACTGGGATGAGTCCAAGCAGCTCGTCTCCACCGGCGTCCCGATGGCGGTGATGGTGACGATCACCGTCCTCGGGCTGACGTGGGTCGCGCTGTACAACAACCTCTACGTCAACCTCATTCAGGGCGGCGCCGGGACGCTCGGCGCGCAGCTGTCGTCCGCGGCGCAGATGATCCTCGGGATCGTGTTGATCTACATCGCGCTGTCCCTCGTCCGGATCGGGGTCGGTAATCTCCGGTCCGTGCGCGGCAGCGACGCGCCCGCGGCCGAGCCGAGCGACGACTGA
- a CDS encoding TRC40/GET3/ArsA family transport-energizing ATPase — MEQFVFFGGKGGVGKTTVSCAYAHRCADAGLRTLVVSTDPAHSVSDVFDQGFGDDPEPVDGVDGLDAMEIDPEDEMQRHLQEIREALSEQVSAAMVSEINRQLEMSHGTPGAYESALFDAFVDVMREESEPYDRVVFDTAPTGSTLRLLGLPEFLGDWIDRLLYKRKQSIDLFEKAAIGDMEPRRLMDGDPVLERLQRRKEFFEFAGDTMRNDAAFFLVLNPDQLSVNETGRAIEGFTERDLRVRGLVANKLTPSPDDDEEGRGASYLRDKVATERERLDQVREEFDPPLVAEIESRTSEVRGDVLAEVAAALDVETGHPVGARE; from the coding sequence ATGGAGCAGTTCGTCTTCTTCGGCGGAAAAGGTGGCGTCGGTAAGACGACCGTCTCGTGCGCCTACGCGCACCGCTGCGCGGACGCGGGGCTGCGGACGCTCGTCGTCTCGACCGACCCGGCGCACTCGGTGTCCGACGTGTTCGATCAGGGGTTCGGCGACGACCCCGAGCCGGTCGACGGGGTCGACGGGCTCGACGCGATGGAGATCGACCCCGAAGACGAGATGCAGCGACACCTCCAGGAGATCCGCGAGGCGCTCTCCGAGCAGGTGTCGGCGGCGATGGTCTCGGAGATCAACCGCCAGCTGGAGATGTCGCACGGGACGCCGGGCGCGTACGAGTCCGCCCTCTTCGACGCGTTCGTGGACGTGATGCGCGAGGAGAGCGAACCGTACGACCGCGTCGTCTTCGACACCGCGCCGACCGGGTCGACGCTGCGGCTGCTCGGCCTCCCGGAGTTCCTCGGCGACTGGATCGACCGCCTGCTGTACAAGCGCAAGCAGTCGATCGACCTGTTCGAGAAGGCCGCGATCGGCGACATGGAGCCGCGGCGGCTGATGGACGGCGACCCCGTCTTAGAGCGGCTCCAGCGCCGCAAGGAGTTCTTCGAGTTCGCGGGCGACACGATGCGGAACGACGCCGCCTTCTTCCTCGTGTTGAACCCCGACCAGCTGTCGGTCAACGAGACGGGTCGGGCGATCGAGGGGTTCACCGAGCGCGACCTCCGGGTCCGCGGGCTCGTGGCGAACAAGCTCACCCCGTCGCCGGACGACGACGAGGAGGGGCGCGGGGCCAGTTACCTCCGGGACAAGGTCGCGACCGAGCGCGAGCGGCTCGATCAGGTCCGCGAGGAGTTCGACCCGCCGCTGGTCGCCGAGATCGAGTCGCGGACCAGCGAGGTCCGCGGGGACGTGCTCGCGGAGGTCGCGGCCGCGCTCGACGTCGAAACAGGACACCCCGTGGGCGCGCGCGAGTAG
- a CDS encoding cupin domain-containing protein, with protein MGYRVVDTDSVEPKPDRPCECRKLAGPGGFDSAAINRFRADPGEQLPLAYHYHETQQEAFYVLDGTLSVETPEGIYEVPADDLFVVDPESPQRAYNPADADGPVTVLAIGAPPAADDAVAYDPDDE; from the coding sequence ATGGGATACCGCGTCGTCGACACGGACTCGGTGGAGCCGAAGCCCGACCGCCCCTGTGAGTGCCGGAAGCTCGCCGGGCCGGGGGGGTTCGACTCCGCGGCGATCAACCGGTTCCGCGCCGATCCGGGCGAGCAGCTCCCGCTTGCGTACCACTACCACGAGACCCAACAGGAGGCGTTCTACGTCCTCGACGGGACGCTCTCGGTGGAGACGCCGGAGGGGATCTACGAGGTGCCCGCGGACGACCTGTTCGTCGTCGACCCCGAGAGCCCGCAGCGCGCGTACAACCCGGCCGACGCCGACGGCCCCGTGACCGTGCTGGCGATCGGCGCGCCGCCCGCCGCGGACGACGCGGTCGCCTACGATCCGGACGATGAGTGA